The proteins below come from a single Oenanthe melanoleuca isolate GR-GAL-2019-014 chromosome Z, OMel1.0, whole genome shotgun sequence genomic window:
- the LOC130265078 gene encoding maestro heat-like repeat-containing protein family member 7 encodes MERKGGWDTLLYAGTHHYAVGLLAREMHGVSVYWHHYIMSYLLELLSQGISDWELPAMAFLVELLEFVDFSKWADGILEIMPRHLQSESKEMQRLALRGLVVLSRDPSMNKRMHTLTERLVDLLRDADEEIVETSAVVLSALLLHRDLAIPSPIALRLAAALWPLLDNDKRQVQLLSIRLFQEVMRLVEAKGKKALKMLVSKSLLPLFFNCHNENVRVAEASRETLLAAVCFLKRRDLEHLVLTDQMWRFGECLLAQDRDRAAEHLRQALPYLRSPQEPLREAAVRFLGLAGRFLREQQRELQLMSRALQDMADDISPAISCLALQTLYINMAVQSIPSSRLERILDRFRRLWKSRPSLGGRGQFSCWNAVEN; translated from the exons ATGGAGCGCAAGGGTGGCTGGGACACGCTGCTCTATGCTGGCACCCACCACTATGCAGTGGGTCTGctggccag GGAGATGCACGGTGTCTCTGTGTATTGGCATCACTACATCATGTCCTACCTCTTGGAGCTCCTCAGCCAAGGCATTTCAGACTGGGAACTGCCTGCCATGGCGTTCCTTGTGGAG ctcctggagttCGTGGACTTCAGTAAATGGGCTGACGGCATCCTGGAGATCATGCCAAGGCACCTGCAGAGCGAGTCCAAGGAGATGCAGCGCCTGGCTCTCAGAGGCCTCgtggtgctcagcagggacCCCTCGAtg AACAAAAGAATGCACACCCTGACTGAACGCCTTGTGGACCTGCTGCGGGATGCAGACGAAGAAATTGTTGAGACGAGCGCCGTCGTGCTCAGcgctctgctgctgcacagagaccTCGCCATACCCAGCCCCATCGCCCTGCGGCTGGCTGCAGCGCTCTGGCCACTCCTGGACAAC GACAAACGCCaagtgcagctgctctccattCGCCTCTTCCAAGAGGTGATGAGGTTGGTGGaggcaaaggggaaaaaggcCCTGAAGATGCTTGTGAGCAAGAGCCTGCTCCCGCTCTTCTTCAACTGCCACAACGAGAACGTGCGCGTGGCAGAG GCCTCTCGGGAAACGCTGCTTGCTGCAGTGTGCTTCCTCAAGAGGAGGGATCTGGAGCATCTGGTGCTGACGGATCAGATGTGGAGGTTTGGGGAGTGCTTG ctggcacaggacagggaccGAGCGGCCGAGCACCTGCGGCAGGCCCTGCCGTACCTGCGGAGCCCACAGGAGCCCCTGCGAGAGGCGGCCGTCCGCTTCCTGG GGCTGGCCGGGCGGTtcctgagagagcagcagcgAGAGTTGCAGCTCATGAGCAGGG cccttcagGACATGGCAGATGACATCAGCCCTGCCATCTCATGCCTGGCACTTCAAACTCTGTACATAAACATGGCTGTACAGAGCATTCCCTCCTCCCGACTCGAGAGGATTCTAGATCGATTTCGCCGGCTCTGGAAGTCACGGCCTTCCCTGGGTGGCCGTGGCCAGTTCTCCTGCTGGAATGCTGTGGAGAACTGA